The following proteins are encoded in a genomic region of Plasmodium coatneyi strain Hackeri chromosome 2, complete sequence:
- a CDS encoding Centrin, producing MNRKAPNMIRSSNARSKRNELNEEQKLEIKEAFDLFDTNGTGRIDAKELKVAMRALGFEPKKEDIRKIISDVDQDGSGTIDFNDFLDIMTIKMSERDPKEEILKAFRLFDDDETGKISFKNLKRVAKELGENITDEEIQEMIDEADRDGDGEINEEEFMRIMKKTNLF from the exons ATGAACAGGAAAGCCCCCAACATGATCCGAAGCAGCAACGCGAGAAGCAAACGGAACGAACTGAACGAGGAGCAGAAGCTCGAAATAAAGGAAGCCTTCGATTTATTCGACACGAACGGCACGG GAAGAATCGACGCCAAGGAGCTGAAGGTTGCCATGCGGGCCCTGGGATTCGAacccaaaaaggaagac atTCGTAAAATAATCTCCGACGTTGACCAGGACGGGTCGGGCACCATCGACTTCAATGACTTCCTCGACATCATGACGATCAAAATG AGTGAGCGAGACCCTAAGGAGGAAATCCTCAAGGCCTTCCGCCTCTTCGACGACGACGAAACTGGAAAAATATCCTTCAAG AATTTGAAGCGAGTGGCGAAGGAACTCGGAGAAAACATAACTGACGAGGAAATCCAGGAG ATGATTGATGAAGCCGACCGAGACGGAGACGGAGAAATTAACGAGGAGGAATTTATGCGCATCATGAAGAAGACGAACTTGTTCTAG
- a CDS encoding Endonuclease, whose protein sequence is MGVKIRVGSWNVYNDNIWHSVREATGSITPKCFQNGSRLRFLRERFSCTPFDIMCLQEVSPVMISSLQKEFAHNNFTLVAPPQSTLTPNSNNCCVLFDKKFKLVAKKYFNLSEAVSTHLVGYAHQGKSDIEDAFIKELRVRNSMATMLILELPQTKILLTVCNCHLHWNPAYADVKVFHAFLIVKELFQFVRSALESFPFVPLLLVGDFNSTPGLNTQGTPSDGQLSGVYELLTTGRLSMKHPHHPAQLRKDEAFLKYPELRVDPFQSAFKEVNGAEPAFTNKTTTFSGCIDFIFFKGLIPLSAQTVPGDLGKSEVFPNGKIPSDHLLLVSEFFLV, encoded by the exons ATGGGGGTTAAAATAAGAGTAGGCTCCTGGAACGTGTACAATGATAATATATGGCACTCCGTTCGCGAAGCGACAGGGAGTATAACTCCTAAGTGTTTTCAGAATGGTTCCCGACTGAGGTTTCTGAGGGAAAGGTTTTCGTGCACCCCCTTCGACATCATGTGCCTGCAG GAGGTATCCCCAGTAATGATCTCAAGTCTGCAAAAAGAATTTGCTCATAACAACTTTACCTTGGTAGCGCCCCCGCAAAGTACCCTCACACCCAACAGCAACAACTGCTGCGTCTTATTCGA taaaaaattcaaactGGTTGCCAAAAAATACTTTAATCTCAGCGAGGCCGTGTCAACCCATCTGGTGGGTTACGCTCACCAGGGGAAAAGTGAC ATCGAAGATGCATTCATCAAGGAGCTCCGAGTGAGGAACAGTATGGCCACGATGCTTATCCTGGAGCTTCCCCAA ACAAAAATCCTTTTAACTGTTTGTAACTGTCACCTACACTGGAACCCAGCATATGCCGACGTGAAGGTGTTCCACGCTTTCCTCATTGTTAAGGAGCTTTTCCAGTTTGTGCGTTCTGCTCTGGAGTCTTTTCCCTTTGTCCCTCTGCTGCTGGTGGGGGATTTCAACTCCACCCCCGGTTTG AATACTCAAGGAACCCCCTCGGACGGCCAACTCAGCGGAGTATACGA GCTTCTAACCACGGGAAGACTGTCCATGAAGCATCCCCACCATCCG GCGCAGCTTCGGAAAGATGAAGCCTTCCTAAAGTACCCAGAACTCCGCGTAGATCCGTTCCAAAGTGCCTTTAAGGAG GTCAACGGAGCCGAACCCGCATTCACGAACAAAACGACAACGTTCTCTGGGTGTAtagattttattttttttaaagggctTATCCCCCTGTCGGCCCAAACTGTTCCTGGAGACCTGGG aaaaagtgAAGTATTCCCCAATGGGAAAATACCCTCGGATCATCTCCTCCTGGTGTCTGAATTTTTCCTCGTTTAA
- a CDS encoding Patched family protein, with product MVKSLKGLKQRSLDSFSNLLYDYAGFVYERPCKIIIASLLGCLLLSMGFYYREHEKDIYKLYSISNSYACETNETINDFFHKSRKAFILVESNCNLLKPHILKELKQFEDGTKEIQVDLTEINECGKDSEPPPVQTEASKEVYNMLLNKQDVNANLDWKPNFKRLNFNFALNKLLALKNKLTEYKSDDKKKGKKKKGNKNSDNEDEEDEDDSDEEEGKKEGENDTTNSNPNEEDNNSNNNNGEDSDGNQVKGLQDKIQKIMDEKIKWLKGQITNLMNGKTDANLLEEKQMPKVNLADFEGDTFFPPYYIPPMLLKEDRCLLQNVFKEKNLNINLREASEELKKQVTFTLEDICEKKYNDCNLSSIFLYYEKGNAKYENPIKVDNLDFYVNRKTFKEMVLKGILGNMQYKESPFSYTITSANAIMTMIPLLNSTMYEPYVLAYEKKLIDYVRSYNMDEVIQNEETNDGNEPFIKFHVFTERSLEDEVDRISKIDNLTRLLFLIGVCLIFMYALFNNVTSVLYRSKPLCAVMGILCGFLGYLAGSGFLFFLGVKSVPPAETVPFLVIGVGVDDVFVILNSYSLLFMIKDNKKRIQLCLKDSALAITVTTLTNIIAFLISSVSPFYSICSFSLFTASSLFFGYLMVLTLLLSFLCIEGKLENKKRNVFSGTALLFCSFFRRGKNKGKGVTPSGSNAVLANGSVGQTGAGVTIPRGDNTTTPEQNNLLSLEVSQNEDDYKKTPPEYENISIYEWIHNLYLFEESFNKKKKNATVYSSNEISSKGCNGENGTQPYLAPNDGLVLENVGLDKKKRKGGTTANDASGKSRNDPMAHNYYSGAEAGTTPMEEEEEDDPLSSSPPMRPDVLHVEEGEKKITIVNDMFAGPAGTPNGNDLDDNVTDRGVVRGGTTTGRGGFPRERKNLLQDRADHGDHHHYNNSTEMATKDTLLLSNLHDTDKKNIYLLSSHDNALFYKYIYEEPKGNIGKYFRSLVKNYYVPFLSSSMGKAIVYVLFSFILMLSIYGCTLMKKGIKYDKAFPVDSYVRLFSEAKTKYFPHYGDMIEVYYFDKDFVNKYRQLNHQVDEVSSSLLYSDRTDREMMKNPKLNKNIHWEVKDLQDEILEMNDELEEQDFVSGVANGFTLFLNGNSKKLKNETPEQFYDTFVDWIQHDFVGNLFKNDFIFLNKKLIAWRYFYFQTNVDDSEISSKWLKTCKQISKLEDHNVQLQCFHISSIFNETDEAIIEVTLINLGITIITILIVTAYIIKGFNSCLIIALIIFLIDLCIFGFMCLCGITVNIISMVILVLSVGFSIDHTSHIVQAFTHSMGKTRDEKMKESLHLMIGPVLHSGLSTWFVISTLFFSNKDFTVIFFQTLSLVLFFSVTFSCMLLPVLLSSFGPL from the exons ATGGTGAAATCGCTGAAGGGTCTGAAGCAGAGGTCGTTGGACTCCTTTTCCAACCTGCTATACGACTACGCTGGGTTCGTGTATGAACGACCCTGTAAAATCATCATCGCCAGTCTCCTGGGATGTCTACTGCTAAGCATGGGCTTCTACTACAGAGAGCATGAAAAAGACATCTACAAACTTTACTCCATATCAAATTCATACGCCTGTGAAACGAATGAGACCATTAATGACTTTTTCCACAAAAGTCGAAAGGCCTTTATCCTCGTGGAGTCAAACTGCAATTTGTTAAAACCTCATATTTTAAAGGAGCTGAAGCAGTTCGAAGATGGAACGAAGGAAATACAAGTAGACCTAACAGAGATCAATGAATGTGGGAAAGATTCTGAGCCGCCACCTGTACAGACGGAAGCGTCGAAGGAGGTCTATAATATGCTTTTAAATAAACAAGATGTGAATGCCAACTTGGATTGGAAGCCAAACTTCAAAAGGTTGAATTTTAACTTTGCCCTGAATAAGCTCCTTGCACTGAAGAACAAACTGACGGAGTATAAAAGCGACgataagaaaaaggggaaaaaaaagaaggggaacaaaaataGCGACAACGAGGATGAAGAGGATGAGGACGACagtgatgaggaggagggtaaaaaggaaggggaaaatgacaCCACTAACAGCAATCCCAACGAAGAAGACAACAAcagtaacaacaacaatggtGAGGATTCTGATGGGAACCAAGTTAAGGGACTGCAGGacaaaattcaaaaaataatggatgAGAAGATAAAGTGGCTGAAAGGACAAATTACGAACCTGATGAACGGAAAGACAGACGCCAACCTATTAGAGGAGAAACAAATGCCAAAGGTAAATCTGGCTGACTTTGAGGGGGACACCTTTTTCCCACCCTATTATATCCCCCCCATGTTGCTGAAGGAGGACAGGTGTCTACTCCAAAACGtatttaaggagaaaaatttaaacataaaTTTGAGGGAGGCAAGTGAGGAGTTGAAAAAGCAGGTCACCTTCACCTTGGAAGACATATGCGAAAAGAAGTATAACGATTGTAATTTGAGTTCCATCTTTTTGTACTATGAGAAGGGGAATGCAAAGTATGAAAACCCGATCAAAGTAGACAACCTAGACTTCTACGTTAATAGAAAGACGTTTAAGGAAATGGTGTTGAAAGGTATTCTCGGGAACATGCAATACAAGGAGAGTCCATTCAGCTATACGATCACTTCTGCCAATGCGATCATGACTATGATCCCCCTTTTAAACTCCACCATGTATGAACCATACGTATTGGCATATGAGAAGAAGCTAATAGATTACGTCCGTTCGTACAATATGGATGAAGTTATACAGAACGAGGAAACCAATGATGGGAATGAACCGTTCATAAAATTTCACGTGTTTACAGAGAGGAGCTTAGAAGACGAAGTGGATAGAATTTCTAAAATAGACAACCTAACTAGACTGCTCTTTCTGATTGGTGTGTGTCTGATCTTTATGTATGCCCTGTTTAATAATGTCACATCTGTTCTGTATAGGAGTAAACCTCTCTGTGCTGTTATGGGTATTCTGTGTGGTTTCTTGGGTTACCTTGCTGGTTCAggctttttgttcttcctcggGGTGAAGTCCGTCCCTCCCGCCGAAACGGTGCCCTTCCTTGTCATCGGGGTTGGCGTGGATGACGTGTTTGTAATTTTAAATTCGTACTCACTCCTCTTCATGATCAAGGATAATAAGAAGAGAATTCAGCTTTGTCTAAAGGACAGTGCCTTGGCCATTACAGTCACTACGTTAACCAACATTATTGCTTTTTTGATTAGCTCCGTTTCTCCCTTCTATTCCATATGTAgcttttccctcttcaccGCGAGTTCCCTCTTCTTTGGGTACCTCATGGTGCTTACTTTACTGCTTAGCTTCCTCTGCATTGAGGGCAAATTGGAGAACAAGAAGAGGAATGTCTTCTCCGGTACTGCTCTCCTCTTCTGCTCCTTCTTCcgcagggggaaaaataaaggaaaaggtgtCACTCCTAGCGGTTCCAATGCCGTGTTGGCCAATGGGTCAGTTGGTCAAACTGGTGCCGGTGTGACTATCCCTAGAGGGGATAACACCACCACCCCCGAACAGAATAACCTGCTCTCTCTGGAGGTGTCCCAAAATGAAGACGACTACAAGAAAACACCACCCGAGtatgaaaatatttccatcTACGAATGGATTCACAACCTCTACCTTTTCGAAGAATCctttaataaaaagaaaaaaaatgccaccGTGTATTCTTCAAATGAGATCAGCAGCAAAGGGTGCAATGGCGAAAATGGAACGCAACCTTATCTTGCACCGAATGATGGACTTGTACTGGAAAATGTAGGTTTGGATaagaagaagcgaaaagGTGGAACTACCGCAAATGACGCATCAGGGAAAAGCAGAAACGACCCAATGGCTCATAACTACTACTCCGGAGCGGAGGCAGGCACTACCCccatggaggaggaagaagaggatgatCCATTGTCGTCATCCCCCCCAATGAGACCAGACGTCCTCCACGTGGAagagggtgaaaaaaaaataaccatcGTGAATGACATGTTTGCAGGTCCAGCTGGCACTCCAAATGGTAATGACTTGGATGATAACGTTACGGATAGAGGCGTGGTCAGAGGAGGGACGACCACTGGGCGTGGAGGGTTCCCTCGAGAAAGGAAGAACCTCCTGCAGGACCGTGCAGACCACGGGGATCATCACCATTACAACAATTCGACGGAAATGGCCACGAAGGATACACTCCTCCTAAGCAACCTGCACGATACGGATAAGAAGAACATATACCTGTTAAGTTCCCACGATAATGCGCTCTTCTACAAGTACATCTACGAAGAACCGAAAGGAAACataggaaaatatttccgtTCCCTGGTGAAGAATTATTATGTGCCTTTCCTCTCCTCCTCCATGGGGAAAGCAATCGTGTAtgtccttttctccttcatcctTATGCTCTCCATTTATGGCTGCACGTTAATGAAGAAGGGAATTAAATATGATAAGGCCTTTCCAGTAGATTCCTACGTAAGACTTTTCTCCGAAGCAAAGACCAAGTACTTCCCTCACTATGGAGACATGATAGAGGTGTACTATTTTGACAAGGACTTCGTCAACAAATACAGACAACTGAATCATCAGGTGGATGAGGTCTCTTCATCTCTTCTCTACTCCGACAGGACAGACCgagaaatgatgaaaaatcCAAAGCTGAACAAAAACATCCATTGGGAAGTGAAGGATCTCCAGGACGAAATACTAGAAATGAATGACGAGTTAGAAGAACAGGATTTCGTCTCAGGGGTGGCCAATGGGTTTACGCTCTTCCTTAACGGCAAtagtaaaaaattgaaaaacgAAACACCCGAACAATTTTACGATACGTTTGTTGATTGGATTCAGCATGACTTCGTAGGgaacctttttaaaaacgacTTCATCTTCCTGAACAAAAAGCTCATCGCCTGGAGGTACTTTTACTTCCAGACAAATGTAGACGATTCAGAGATTTCTTCCAAGTGGTTGAAGACCTGCAAACAAATCAGTAAACTGGAGGACCACAATGTGCAATTGCAGTGTTTTCACATtagttccatttttaacgAGACGGATGAAGCCATTATTGAAGTTACCCTTATTAACCTTGGCATAACAATCATTACCATCCTTATCGTCACAGCTTATATTATTAAGGGGTTCAACTCCTGCCTCATTATTGCTCTGatcattttcctcatcgaTCTTTGCATCTTTGGCTTCATGTGTCTCTGCGGCATCACCGTCAATATTATTTCGATGGTCATCCTGGTCCTCTCAGTCG GCTTCTCCATTGACCACACCTCCCACATCGTCCAGGCCTTCACCCACAGCATGGGAAAAACACGGGACGAGAA GATGAAGGAAAGTCTGCACCTCATGATAGGACCCGTCCTGCACAGTGGACTCTCCACCTGGTTTGTCATAAGTaccctcttcttttccaaCAAGGATTTCACAgtcattttcttccaaacGTTGAGTCTG gttctctttttttccgtgaCCTTCTCTTGCATGTTATTGCCAGTGCTGCTCTCGAGCTTTGGCCCGTTGTAA
- a CDS encoding SICA antigen, giving the protein MQRESQMIQKLVRHLPLVRVVMMVPKVSRVLFLVVHLLVVVRNKILNQRPLLNQMLHPRNQNYLLYQEGKVQLYIHQQTNNNINPSELLTPYLPSIPVLIGLSAMSYLLLKYFGMLRKARKRYRRAYEVSGPPPLEEQPLGHVGDQADGPHEYTLVKERKQPRSVPTGRKKQVGKRPVGQRTIIDIHLEILDECQREDVHSTREDFFEILVHEIMGSQFIKEEKVPKEDVPKQDVQS; this is encoded by the exons ATGCAAAGGGAATCCCAGATGATCCAGAAGCTGGTCCGGCATTTGCCGTTAGTTCGAGTAGTAATGATGGTACCCAAGGTGTCCCGGGTGCTATTCCTGGTGGTCCACCTGCTGGTGGTAGTACGCAACAAGATACTGAACCAAAGGCCGTTACTGAACCAGATGTTGCACCCCAGAAACCAGAATTACCTTCTGTatcaggaaggaaaggtcCAGTTGTACATACACCAACAAACAAA TAATAATATCAACCCTTCCGaactccttaccccataccttccttccattcctgTTCTAATTGGTCTTTCTGCtatgagttatctccttttgaag tactttggaatgcttcgtaaggcaagaaaacgttacagaagagcttatGAAGTATCTGGTCCTCCTCCCTTGGAAGAACAACCTCTTGGTCATGTGGGcgaccaggcagatggtccacatgaatataccttagtaaaggaacgaaaacaaccaagatctgttccaacaggaaggaagaaacaagtTGGTAAACGTCCTGTTGGTCAAcgtaccattattgatattcatttagaaatcttagacgaatgtcaaagggAAGATGTGCATTCGACGagggaagacttttttgaaattttggttcacgAAATTATGGGAAGCCAAtttataaaggaggaaaaggttcctaaggaagatgttccgaAGCAAGATGTTCAAAGTTAA
- a CDS encoding SICA antigen — translation MENFSQKYYLYLHKDIWNSDVPIILEKLSKAMAVGNGIESTLCNNINGKSTPTAEEKKACTYIVRGLKHIYSITEGSQGTSNEHKKNYRIFKQTMACLILNEYGKLLGEQSCIEEQDVQKVFTGVGNLHGDACTEKSCDQCNWDPCSNFSIGQKNQREEIKKKLLEKKEIQETLNNICQSKPPPNLGPQPAKPAGTKLTVKSNCTIIGLEENEEVKQNVGICSTVQTVLKVKIVSKSQTWDTVLTAFSNNPSDADGKDIYNKWEGYKSVCENHAITDGEWTEVEKSFCKILIRNLLIANEKKFQCESHKTEIPGKYCVTKCDLLNMWLLYVKDRCVSSDVIKYAYEAMYAVEDNLGQGGTGGLCKYGEFDNLQRDNGDVLNTVTSKMICDGKRGKLGNIHHKGWCTDSNRKYTKNLLPGAARTGSAGEESGKGKLLLDKLDEMEQKVKDQLEVVKKEVESASSKPGAPQPGGASSPGGSSSSRGASPKTPCERIKEAEDTWRKIQKTWNEGKFWGDTKARIDGLARDIPQSKAQVDNSCGDMEKDDGTHDGPNRRACQYIKGGLGSIYNITIDSGDTDAEDNWKFKRIMACAVLNLYADKIRDTCPSTEDSISKAFMDGQKLKNNACPTGTTCEECKREDYATCKIDNQEIKDKLGGMIQGNSELMETITSICTVNPPGGNVKPAATKPATTRPPVVQETKNSSAKQPKVDSTGEDKCKDSLKSASFKSTSQAVSLSAGCMSDSDLGLSEDAKRMLKKQDDEEKDRAAAGPGGTQSSAASPVAGAGDDGVPGGLVPGAGGVAPGVPGVGGIPGQPASVENSTSQTVDPDGKGKDGVTPIQDPQIITNGQVPDTTPSLSPAGTLPPAQGLDTVTETIQTHTTSHSPGPRQRKGSLPSFPRNYFFLGKERRRYKRAHQVSALPPSEEQLLDHVDQPGPHEYTLVKERKQSRSVPTGRTKRLKKLGALQRTIIDIHLEVLDEYQKGEVHLMKEEFFEILVQEFMGSEFIKDKNVPKEDFLKEQVPSSDSEFREDDFVPKEGIPEEQVP, via the exons atggaaaatttttcgcAAAAGTACTACCTATACTTAcat AAGGACATTTGGAATAGTGACGTTCCAATTATATTGGAAAAACTATCTAAGGCTATGGCCGTAGGGAATGGAATTGAATCAACTTTATGTAATAACATTAATGGGAAAAGTACACCAACTgccgaagaaaaaaaggcatgtaCTTACATTGTTCGGGgtttaaaacatatatatagtattaCAGAGGGTTCGCAGGGCACTTCTAAtgagcacaaaaaaaattacagaatatttaaacaaactATGGCCTGTCTAATATTGAATGAATATGGGAAACTTCTTGGGGAACAATCATGCATAGAAGAGCAGGACGTACAAAAAGTTTTTACTGGTGTAGGTAATCTTCACGGAGATGCGTGTACGGAGAAATCATGTGATCAATGTAATTGGGACCCATGTTCAAATTTTAGCATTGGACAGAAGAACCAacgggaagaaataaagaaaaagctcctagagaagaaggaaatacaGGAAACTCTAAATAACATATGTCAATCGAAACCACCTCCCAACCTTGGTCCACAACCTGCCAAACCAGCCGGCACTAAACTGACAGTTAAGAGTAACTGTACAATCATAGGAttggaggaaaatgaagaag TTAAACAAAATGTGGGTATATGCAGCACAGTACAAACTGTGCTTAAAGTGAAGATAGTGTCCAAGAGCC AAACATGGGATACGGTACTCACTGCATTTTCAAATAATCCAAGTGATGCTGATGGGaaagatatatataataagtgGGAAGGATATAAAAGTGTATGTGAGAACCATGCAATAACGGATGGGGAGTGGACAGAAGTGGAGAAGAGTTTctgtaaaattttaataaggAATTTATTAATAGCGAATGAGAAGAAATTCCAGTGTGAAAGTCATAAAACAGAAATTCCAGGGAAGTACTGTGTAACGAAGTGTGATTTGTTGAATATGTGGCTCTTGTACGTGAAGGATCGTTGTGTAAGTAGTGATGTTATTAAGTATGCGTATGAAGCAATGTATGCTGTGGAAGATAATTTAGGACAAGGGGGGACAGGTGGACTATGTAAGTACGGAGAATTTGATAATCTTCAGAGAGATAATGGTGACGTACTGAATACGGTCACCAGTAAAATGATATGTgatggaaaaaggggaaaattggGGAATATACACCATAAAGGATGGTGCACTGATAGTAACAGGAAATATACGAAGAACCTACTTCCAGGCGCGGCCCGTACTGGTAGTGCAGGTgaagaaagtggaaaagggaaattacTCTTAGATAAATTAGATGAAATGGAGCAGAAAGTGAAGGATCAATTGGAAGtagtgaagaaggaagttgaATCAGCATCATCCAAACCAGGAGCACCCCAACCTGGTGGAGCATCATCTCCAGGTGGCTCATCCTCCTCACGTGGTGCAAGTCCTAAGACTCCATGTGAACGCATAAAAGAAGCAGAGGACACATGGAGGAAGATCCAAAAAACCTGGAACGAG GGGAAATTTTGGGGGGACACTAAGGCCAGGATTGATGGACTTGCCAGGGACATACCTCAATCGAAAGCGCAGGTGGACAATTCTTGCGGAGACATGGAGAAGGATGATGGTACACATGATGGTCCAAACAGGCGAGCATGTCAATACATTAAGGGGGGATTGGGCAGTATATACAATATTACAATAGATTCGGGGGATACAGATGCCGAAGATAACTGGaaatttaaaagaattatGGCATGTGCAGTGTTAAATTTATATGCTGATAAAATCAGGGACACGTGCCCTAGCACGGAGGACAGCATAAGCAAGGCCTTTATGGATGGACAGAAACTGAAGAACAATGCATGCCCCACGGGTACTACTTGTGAGGAATGCAAAAGGGAGGACTATGCAACTTGCAAAATAGACAATCAAGAAATAAAGGATAAGTTGGGTGGTATGATCCAAGGGAATAGTGAACTGATGGAAACAATAACTTCTATATGTACAGTCAACCCACCTGGTGGCAATGTCAAACCAGCTGCCACTAAACCAGCAACTACGAGACCTCCTGTTGTTCAAGAGACGAAAAATTCATCGGCGAAGCAGCCCAAGGTAGATAGTACTGGGGAAGATAAGTGTAAGGATAGTCTTAAGAGTGCCAGTTTTAAGAGCACTTCTCAGGCTGTCAGCTTAAGTGCAGGGTGTATGTCTGATTCAGATTTAGGACTGAGTGAAGATGCTAAGAGAATGTTGAAGAAACAGGATGATGAAGAGAAAGATCGTGCTGCTGCTGGTCCAGGTGGTACTCAATCTAGTGCTGCCTCTCCAGTAGCTGGTGCTGGTGACGATGGTGTACCGGGAGGTTTAGTACCAGGTGCTGGTGGTGTTGCACCGGGTGTTCCAGGGGTAGGTGGTATTCCCGGACAACCTGCTTCCGTCGAAAATTCTACTTCACAGACTGTAGATCCAGatggaaaggggaaggatggCGTTACACCAATTCAAGACCCACAGATTATAACTAATGGTCAAGTTCCTGATACTACGCCCAGTCTTTCGCCTGCCGGCACATTACCACCTGCGCAGGGGCTAGATACTGTAACGGAAACTATACAAACACATACAACATCACATTCACCAGGACCAAGacagaggaagggaagtttACCATCCTTCCCTAGGAAT tattttttcctcggtAAAGAAAGACGTCGTTACAaaagagctcatcaagtaTCTGCTCTTCCCCCCTCAGAAGAACAACTGCttgatcatgtggaccaaCCTGGTCcgcatgaatataccttagtaaaggaacgaaaacaaTCAAGATCCGTTCCAACTGGAAGAACGAAGAGGCTCAAAAAACTGGGTGCCCTTCAACGTactattattgatattcatttagaagtcttagacgaatatcaaaaaggggaagtccATTTGATGAAGGAAGagttttttgaaattttggttcaagaatttatgggaagcgaatttataaaagacaaaaatgttcctaaggaggattttcttaaggaacaggttccaagttcagattccgagtttagggaggatgacttcgttccaaaggaaggtattcctgaggaacaggttccttag